The Diceros bicornis minor isolate mBicDic1 chromosome 15, mDicBic1.mat.cur, whole genome shotgun sequence genome has a window encoding:
- the QTRT2 gene encoding queuine tRNA-ribosyltransferase accessory subunit 2 isoform X1, translating into MKLSLTAVVNGCRLGKIKNLGKTGDRTMDIPGCLLYTKTGSAPHLTHHTLHNIHGVPAMAQLTLSSLAEHHEVLAEYKEGVGKFIGMPESLLYCSLHDPVSPCPAGYVTNKSVSVWGVGGRVEMTVSKFMAIQQALQPDWFQCLSDGEASCAEASSIKRARKSVDRSLLFLDNCLRLQEESEVLQRSTIIGVIEGGDVMEERLRSARETAKRPVGGFLLDGFQGNPMTLETRLHLLSSVTAELPEDKPRLICGVSRPDEVLECIERGVDLFESFFPYQVTERGCALAFSFDYQPNPEETLLQQNGTQEEIKYVHQTKKIKTTHCNQEMTSFEINLKEKKYQEDFEPLVRGCSCYCCQNHTRAYIHHLLVTNELLAGVLLMMHNFEHYFGFFHSIREALKSGRLAQLKELIRRQAS; encoded by the exons ATGAAGCTGAGTCTGACCGCGGTAGTTAATGGCTGTCgcctaggaaaaataaaaaacctagGCAAAACAGGAGACCGTACCATGGACATTCCGGGCTGCCTTCTGTACACCAAGACTGGCTCTGCCCCCCACCTGACCCATCACACACTGCATAACATCCACGGGGTTCCCGCCATGGCTCAGCTTACACTGTCATCACT GGCAGAACATCATGAAGTTTTGGCAGAATATAAGGAAGGAGTAGGAAAGTTTATAG GCATGCCAGAATCGCTCTTGTACTGCTCCCTGCATGATCCAGTCAGCCCCTGCCCAGCTGGTTATGTGACAAACAAG TCTGTGTCTGTGTGGGGTGTTGGAGGACGAGTGGAAATGACTGTTTCCAAGTTCATGGCAATCCAGCAGGCCCTTCAGCCCGACTGGTTCCAGTGCCTCTCAGATGGAGAGGCATCTTGTGCGGAAGCATCTTCCATAAAAAGAGCCAGGAAGTCTGTTGACCGATCGCTTCTCTTCCTGGATAATTGTCTGCGGCTACAGGAAGAGTCCGAG GTCCTTCAGAGAAGTACGATCATTGGAGTGATTGAAGGTGGAGACGTAATGGAGGAGAGGCTGAGGTCAGCGCGAGAGACAGCCAAGCGGCCCGTAGGTGGCTTCCTGCTGGATGGCTTTCAAGGGAATCCAATGACCCTGGAGACTAGACTGCACTTGCTGTCGTCAgtcactgcagagctgccagAGGACAAACCGAG GCTCATCTGTGGTGTTAGCCGGCCAGATGAGGTGCTCGAGTGTATTGAGAGAGGAGTGGACTTATTTGAGAGTTTTTTCCCTTATCAAGTGACGGAGCGGGGATGTGCCCTGGCTTTCAGCTTTGATTACCAGCCGAATCCTGAAGAGACAT TATTACAACAGAATGGgacacaggaagaaataaaatatgtgcatcaaacaaagaaaattaaaacaacccATTGCAACCAAGAAATGACATCATTTGAAATtaatctgaaggaaaaaaa GTACCAGGAGGACTTTGAGCCGCTTGTGAGAGGGTGTTCCTGTTACTGCTGTCAGAATCATACTCGTGCGTACATCCACCATCTGCTGGTGACCAACGAGCTGTTGGCTGGGGTCCTGCTTATGATGCACAACTTTGAACACTACTTTGGATTTTTCCACTCCATCCGGGAAGCGCTGAAAAGTGGCAGACTGGCACAGTTGAAAGAGCTCATCCGTAGGCAGGCATCTTGA
- the QTRT2 gene encoding queuine tRNA-ribosyltransferase accessory subunit 2 isoform X2, giving the protein MPESLLYCSLHDPVSPCPAGYVTNKSVSVWGVGGRVEMTVSKFMAIQQALQPDWFQCLSDGEASCAEASSIKRARKSVDRSLLFLDNCLRLQEESEVLQRSTIIGVIEGGDVMEERLRSARETAKRPVGGFLLDGFQGNPMTLETRLHLLSSVTAELPEDKPRLICGVSRPDEVLECIERGVDLFESFFPYQVTERGCALAFSFDYQPNPEETLLQQNGTQEEIKYVHQTKKIKTTHCNQEMTSFEINLKEKKYQEDFEPLVRGCSCYCCQNHTRAYIHHLLVTNELLAGVLLMMHNFEHYFGFFHSIREALKSGRLAQLKELIRRQAS; this is encoded by the exons ATGCCAGAATCGCTCTTGTACTGCTCCCTGCATGATCCAGTCAGCCCCTGCCCAGCTGGTTATGTGACAAACAAG TCTGTGTCTGTGTGGGGTGTTGGAGGACGAGTGGAAATGACTGTTTCCAAGTTCATGGCAATCCAGCAGGCCCTTCAGCCCGACTGGTTCCAGTGCCTCTCAGATGGAGAGGCATCTTGTGCGGAAGCATCTTCCATAAAAAGAGCCAGGAAGTCTGTTGACCGATCGCTTCTCTTCCTGGATAATTGTCTGCGGCTACAGGAAGAGTCCGAG GTCCTTCAGAGAAGTACGATCATTGGAGTGATTGAAGGTGGAGACGTAATGGAGGAGAGGCTGAGGTCAGCGCGAGAGACAGCCAAGCGGCCCGTAGGTGGCTTCCTGCTGGATGGCTTTCAAGGGAATCCAATGACCCTGGAGACTAGACTGCACTTGCTGTCGTCAgtcactgcagagctgccagAGGACAAACCGAG GCTCATCTGTGGTGTTAGCCGGCCAGATGAGGTGCTCGAGTGTATTGAGAGAGGAGTGGACTTATTTGAGAGTTTTTTCCCTTATCAAGTGACGGAGCGGGGATGTGCCCTGGCTTTCAGCTTTGATTACCAGCCGAATCCTGAAGAGACAT TATTACAACAGAATGGgacacaggaagaaataaaatatgtgcatcaaacaaagaaaattaaaacaacccATTGCAACCAAGAAATGACATCATTTGAAATtaatctgaaggaaaaaaa GTACCAGGAGGACTTTGAGCCGCTTGTGAGAGGGTGTTCCTGTTACTGCTGTCAGAATCATACTCGTGCGTACATCCACCATCTGCTGGTGACCAACGAGCTGTTGGCTGGGGTCCTGCTTATGATGCACAACTTTGAACACTACTTTGGATTTTTCCACTCCATCCGGGAAGCGCTGAAAAGTGGCAGACTGGCACAGTTGAAAGAGCTCATCCGTAGGCAGGCATCTTGA